In Gemmatimonadota bacterium, the following are encoded in one genomic region:
- a CDS encoding ABC transporter ATP-binding protein gives MLKLTAVSKRFGETLAVDRLDLEVREGELLTLLGPSGCGKTTTLRMIAGFEAPTSGTVTLRGEDITRATPQARGFGMVFQNYALFPHLSVGENVAFGLKVRRQTRAEVARRAAAALDLVDLAGYEKRRVQQLSGGQQQRVALARALAPEPPLLLLDEPLSNLDAALRERTRAELRALLERLGMTAVFVTHDQEEAFALSDRIAVMRDGALQQVDTPQALYGRPANAFVASFLGRANFLAARVVAAEEGDPTVVACELEGGVRWNAVAASEAGFAPAAGDGVRLMIRPERVRLRPLAEGDSPPPEALQGEVVGRRYAGDRTHYAVRTGSAEVSAVAADGLHAPGDRVSIEAAHGAEIRCFPAGAGEDEPAPGPADD, from the coding sequence ATGCTGAAGCTCACGGCCGTCTCGAAACGCTTCGGAGAGACGCTCGCGGTGGACCGCCTGGATCTGGAGGTGCGCGAGGGCGAGCTGCTGACGCTCCTGGGCCCGTCCGGGTGCGGCAAGACGACGACGCTGCGCATGATCGCCGGGTTCGAGGCGCCCACCTCAGGGACAGTCACGCTGCGCGGCGAAGACATCACGCGGGCGACGCCGCAGGCGCGCGGGTTCGGCATGGTCTTCCAGAACTACGCGCTGTTTCCGCACCTCTCGGTGGGCGAGAACGTGGCGTTCGGACTGAAGGTCCGTCGGCAGACGCGCGCTGAGGTCGCCCGCCGCGCCGCCGCGGCGCTCGATCTGGTGGACCTCGCGGGCTACGAGAAGCGGCGCGTGCAGCAGTTGTCGGGCGGGCAGCAGCAGCGCGTCGCGCTCGCCCGCGCGCTCGCCCCCGAGCCGCCCCTGCTGCTCCTGGACGAGCCGCTCTCGAACCTGGACGCGGCGCTGCGGGAGCGAACGCGCGCCGAGCTGCGGGCGCTCCTGGAGCGCCTGGGGATGACCGCGGTGTTCGTCACCCACGACCAGGAGGAGGCTTTCGCGCTGAGCGACCGCATCGCGGTCATGCGCGACGGCGCCCTGCAGCAGGTGGACACGCCCCAGGCGCTGTACGGCCGGCCGGCCAACGCCTTCGTCGCGTCCTTCCTGGGGCGCGCGAATTTCCTGGCCGCGCGGGTGGTGGCCGCGGAGGAGGGTGACCCGACGGTCGTGGCGTGCGAGCTGGAGGGCGGCGTGCGATGGAACGCCGTCGCCGCATCCGAGGCCGGCTTCGCGCCCGCGGCGGGTGATGGGGTGCGCCTCATGATCCGGCCCGAGCGGGTGCGCCTGCGCCCGCTGGCCGAAGGCGACTCGCCGCCGCCCGAGGCGCTACAGGGCGAAGTAGTTGGCCGCCGCTACGCGGGCGATCGCACCCACTACGCGGTGCGTACGGGCAGCGCGGAGGTGTCCGCGGTAGCGGCCGACGGCCTGCACGCCCCCGGAGACCGCGTGAGCATCGAGGCCGCGCACGGCGCCGAGATCCGCTGTTTCCCCGCGGGAGCCGGGGAGGACGAGCCCGCTCCCGGGCCGGCGGACGACTGA
- a CDS encoding PIG-L family deacetylase yields the protein MNALTVRRIPKRALRLLALATPLALAGTAPLPARAQTPATAEASQSPAGAVSVRFDAPPPDAVERGVALRKLGTARSVLMIGAHPDDENTAVLAALALGLGTDVAYLSLTRGEGGQNGIGPEQQEALGLLRTEELLAARDVDRGRQFFTRAYDFGFSKHADEAFQHWPREALLEDVVRVVRSFRPDVMVAVFTGTPADGHGQHQASGIMAREAFEAAADPARFPAAGAPHAATSLFRARFRGTDDATLVLQTGLLDPLMGRSHHQVAMASRSEHRSQDMGQAQHLGGRQVALDLVATRVPGGAPTALFAGVEDELSARAETASGSVEALRDAVAPLRTYEGFVGAVRAGAGNPAALLTRLVSAGESLSQAARAVEAAARDEPAAEGFLHAVRREQAQYGLALAQTAGVRVDVRAEDATVVPGQTFSVAVSVWNGGSRPMSVDGAGVTVPEGWEVSLQPAEGQEAEGEDSGGPVSMPPGTVLERTFRVGVPVDAPPHFPYFLLSARDADRYVWGDHPSAGAAFQPDPVGGIAHLTIGRQSVAVRRAAAYVGVDKTVGEYRRPVLVLPGLAVTLAPAVALVGASASRPVEYTVRVDSREPETVRGVAALELPDGWSSEPAEAPLEIASDGAGTATFSVTAPASAGPGEYAVAASFGTADGRSITDGVQVIDYPHIRPRVLPTHARGVIQVLDAAVPEGLLVAYVEGAGDAGPDALQQLGIDYTLLGPEELASGDLSRFDTIVLGIRAYEFRPDVVANNGRLLDYARAGGTLIVQYNKYEFPRGEFAPYPLTMSRPHDRVTDESAEVTILDPAHSLFTWPNSIGRGDFEGWVQERGLYFAATWDERFTPLLEMADPGEAPLGGSTLIAPLGEGTYVYTALSLFRQLPAGVPGAYRLLANLVALGADRDAS from the coding sequence ATGAACGCACTGACGGTCCGTAGAATCCCGAAACGCGCGCTCCGCTTGCTGGCGCTCGCCACCCCCTTGGCGCTCGCCGGAACGGCGCCCTTGCCGGCGCGCGCCCAGACCCCGGCGACCGCGGAGGCCAGCCAGTCTCCGGCGGGAGCGGTGTCGGTGCGCTTCGACGCGCCTCCGCCGGACGCCGTGGAACGCGGCGTAGCGCTGCGCAAGCTGGGCACGGCCAGGAGCGTGCTCATGATCGGCGCCCACCCGGATGACGAGAACACGGCGGTCCTGGCGGCGCTGGCGCTCGGGCTGGGGACGGACGTGGCTTATCTCTCGCTCACGCGGGGTGAGGGGGGCCAGAACGGCATCGGCCCCGAGCAGCAGGAGGCCCTCGGACTGCTGCGCACCGAGGAGCTGCTGGCGGCCCGCGACGTGGACCGCGGCCGGCAATTCTTCACGCGCGCGTACGACTTCGGCTTCTCCAAGCACGCCGACGAGGCGTTCCAGCACTGGCCCCGGGAGGCGCTTCTGGAGGACGTCGTCCGGGTGGTGCGCTCGTTCCGTCCGGACGTGATGGTGGCCGTCTTCACCGGCACGCCCGCGGACGGCCATGGCCAGCACCAGGCCTCGGGCATCATGGCGCGCGAGGCGTTCGAGGCGGCGGCGGATCCGGCTCGCTTCCCCGCTGCGGGGGCGCCGCACGCCGCCACGTCCCTGTTCCGGGCTCGTTTCCGCGGCACCGATGACGCGACGCTGGTGCTGCAGACGGGCCTCCTGGATCCGCTGATGGGCCGCTCGCACCACCAGGTCGCCATGGCGAGCCGGAGCGAGCACCGGTCGCAGGACATGGGCCAGGCGCAGCATCTGGGAGGCAGGCAGGTCGCGCTGGACCTGGTGGCGACGCGCGTCCCCGGAGGCGCGCCTACGGCGCTTTTCGCGGGCGTCGAGGACGAGCTGTCTGCGCGCGCGGAGACCGCGAGCGGCTCCGTCGAGGCGCTCCGCGACGCCGTGGCCCCGCTGCGTACCTACGAGGGCTTCGTCGGCGCCGTGCGCGCGGGCGCCGGCAATCCGGCCGCCCTGCTGACGCGGCTCGTTTCGGCGGGGGAGTCTCTGAGCCAGGCGGCGCGCGCGGTGGAGGCGGCCGCTCGCGACGAGCCCGCCGCCGAGGGATTTCTGCACGCCGTTCGGCGCGAGCAGGCGCAGTACGGCCTGGCGCTCGCGCAGACCGCCGGCGTTCGGGTCGACGTGCGCGCCGAGGACGCCACGGTCGTGCCCGGGCAGACGTTCTCGGTGGCCGTCAGCGTGTGGAACGGAGGCTCCAGGCCGATGTCCGTCGACGGCGCCGGCGTCACCGTGCCGGAAGGCTGGGAGGTTTCGCTGCAGCCGGCCGAAGGACAGGAGGCGGAGGGGGAAGACTCGGGGGGCCCAGTGTCGATGCCACCGGGGACCGTGCTGGAGCGTACGTTCCGGGTGGGCGTTCCGGTCGATGCGCCACCGCACTTCCCCTATTTCCTGCTCTCCGCCAGGGACGCGGACCGCTACGTGTGGGGCGACCACCCCAGCGCGGGCGCGGCCTTCCAGCCCGACCCCGTCGGTGGCATCGCCCACCTGACGATCGGCAGGCAGTCCGTGGCCGTGCGCAGGGCGGCCGCGTACGTGGGGGTCGACAAGACGGTGGGCGAATACCGGCGCCCCGTCCTCGTGCTGCCCGGCCTGGCCGTCACGCTGGCGCCGGCGGTGGCGCTGGTGGGCGCGTCGGCTTCGCGTCCGGTGGAGTACACGGTGCGAGTCGACTCCAGGGAGCCGGAGACGGTGCGGGGCGTCGCCGCCCTCGAGTTGCCGGACGGGTGGTCATCGGAGCCCGCCGAGGCCCCGCTCGAGATCGCCTCCGATGGCGCCGGAACCGCCACGTTCAGCGTGACCGCGCCCGCCTCGGCCGGACCCGGAGAGTACGCCGTGGCGGCGTCGTTCGGCACCGCCGACGGCCGCTCAATCACGGACGGCGTGCAGGTCATCGACTACCCGCACATTCGACCCCGGGTGCTCCCCACGCACGCGCGGGGCGTGATACAGGTTCTGGACGCGGCCGTGCCGGAAGGGTTGCTGGTGGCGTACGTGGAGGGGGCGGGCGACGCGGGCCCGGATGCGCTTCAGCAGCTCGGGATCGATTACACCTTGCTCGGGCCCGAGGAGCTGGCCTCGGGCGACCTGAGCCGCTTCGATACCATCGTGTTGGGCATCCGCGCCTACGAATTCAGGCCGGACGTCGTGGCCAACAACGGCAGGCTGCTCGACTACGCGCGCGCGGGCGGCACGCTCATCGTGCAGTACAACAAGTACGAGTTTCCCCGGGGAGAGTTCGCTCCCTATCCGCTGACCATGTCGCGGCCACACGATCGCGTCACGGACGAGTCCGCCGAGGTGACGATCCTGGACCCGGCGCACAGCCTCTTCACCTGGCCCAACTCAATCGGGCGGGGCGACTTCGAGGGCTGGGTGCAGGAGCGGGGGCTCTACTTCGCCGCCACCTGGGACGAGCGCTTCACGCCGCTGCTGGAGATGGCGGATCCGGGCGAAGCGCCGCTCGGGGGGTCGACGCTCATCGCGCCCCTGGGCGAGGGCACCTACGTGTACACCGCCCTGTCGCTGTTCCGGCAGCTTCCGGCGGGCGTGCCCGGCGCCTACCGGCTGCTGGCCAACCTCGTGGCGCTGGGCGCCGACCGGGACGCGTCGTGA
- a CDS encoding iron ABC transporter permease, with amino-acid sequence MRRPPARLLVPVAVVLLWLVLYPNLFILGESVFGEDGFTLEHYRRFFASRSELEAAWNSVWISLGSVVLAGALGIPLAFLFGRRPFPGRTVLGALAALPVLLPPLVGVIAFLFLWGETGFLTRSIQFVLGLEEAPWRLSGAWAILLVHAYTMYVYFFLFTSAGLARLDSAYAEAGAALGASRWTVLRRVTLPLLAPSIGGAALLVFMTSMASFSAPYVFGGGFRVLTTQIFSSKLSGETALVAVESVVLASASLLFLFMLYRFESARAYTGAGKGAGGGGSAGVAAGPRDADGARSTWTRSSALRLTLALALVGFLLLPHLTLAVVSLVPAGTWTTELLPPAYTLDNYRNLFTRAELLRPVVNSFQMALLATAANVVLAFGAAYLIERRRFRGRGAMAALLILPWALPGTVLAIALATTFSTNQWWAGRFLLVGTYAILPLAYFIRNIPLVTRAAQASFRQFDPALEEAAASLGASWAHAMRRVAFPLVLPGLVAGALLAFVTALGEFVASILLYTHRTRPISIEILSQLRGFDFGTAAAYGVLLVVLMAGVFMVGFRRVGAGL; translated from the coding sequence ATGCGCCGGCCCCCGGCCAGGCTGCTCGTTCCGGTCGCGGTCGTGCTCCTGTGGCTCGTCCTCTACCCCAACCTGTTCATCCTGGGCGAAAGCGTGTTCGGCGAGGACGGGTTCACGCTGGAGCACTACCGGCGCTTCTTTGCGAGCCGCTCGGAGCTGGAGGCCGCGTGGAACAGCGTGTGGATCTCGCTCGGGAGCGTCGTGCTCGCCGGGGCGCTGGGCATCCCGCTCGCGTTCCTGTTCGGCCGGCGCCCGTTCCCCGGGCGCACGGTGCTGGGAGCGCTCGCGGCGCTACCGGTCCTGCTGCCGCCACTCGTCGGGGTGATAGCCTTCCTCTTTCTGTGGGGCGAAACGGGCTTCCTGACGCGCTCAATACAGTTCGTTCTGGGGCTCGAGGAGGCGCCGTGGAGGCTGTCCGGGGCGTGGGCGATACTGCTCGTGCACGCGTACACGATGTACGTGTACTTCTTCCTGTTCACGAGCGCGGGGCTGGCACGACTGGACAGCGCCTACGCGGAGGCCGGTGCGGCGCTGGGCGCGTCGCGCTGGACGGTCCTGCGGCGCGTGACGCTGCCGCTCCTGGCGCCCTCCATCGGCGGCGCCGCGCTGCTGGTCTTCATGACCTCGATGGCGTCCTTCAGCGCCCCCTACGTGTTCGGCGGAGGCTTCCGCGTCCTCACCACGCAGATCTTCTCCAGCAAGCTCAGCGGCGAGACCGCGCTGGTCGCCGTGGAGTCGGTGGTGCTGGCCAGCGCTTCGCTGCTCTTCCTGTTCATGCTCTACCGCTTCGAGTCCGCGCGCGCGTACACGGGGGCCGGCAAGGGAGCGGGAGGTGGCGGCTCCGCGGGGGTAGCGGCTGGCCCCCGGGACGCGGACGGGGCTAGGTCCACCTGGACGCGCTCGTCCGCCCTCCGGCTGACGCTGGCGCTCGCCCTGGTCGGCTTCCTGCTGCTGCCGCACCTCACGCTCGCCGTCGTCTCGCTGGTGCCGGCCGGAACGTGGACCACCGAGCTTCTGCCTCCCGCGTACACGCTGGACAACTACCGCAACCTGTTCACGCGGGCCGAGCTGCTTCGGCCGGTGGTCAACTCGTTCCAGATGGCGCTGCTGGCCACCGCCGCCAACGTCGTCCTCGCGTTCGGCGCCGCGTACCTCATCGAGCGCCGCCGCTTCCGGGGACGGGGCGCCATGGCCGCGCTGCTGATCCTGCCCTGGGCGCTACCGGGCACGGTGCTGGCGATAGCGTTGGCCACCACGTTCAGCACCAACCAGTGGTGGGCCGGCCGATTCCTGCTGGTGGGCACTTACGCGATCCTGCCGCTCGCGTACTTCATCCGGAACATCCCGCTGGTGACCCGCGCCGCGCAGGCGAGCTTCCGGCAGTTCGACCCCGCGCTCGAGGAGGCCGCCGCTTCTCTCGGGGCGTCGTGGGCTCACGCCATGCGCCGGGTCGCCTTTCCCCTGGTGCTGCCCGGCCTGGTAGCGGGCGCGCTGCTGGCGTTCGTGACCGCGCTGGGTGAATTCGTCGCGTCGATCCTGCTCTACACGCACCGCACGCGGCCCATATCCATCGAGATCCTGTCCCAGTTGCGCGGCTTCGACTTCGGCACCGCCGCGGCCTACGGCGTGCTCCTTGTGGTGCTGATGGCGGGGGTATTCATGGTCGGCTTCAGGCGGGTCGGGGCCGGGCTGTGA
- a CDS encoding extracellular solute-binding protein, with the protein MTPGGAARAWDAVDTQARRPLHLAVVAGLAVLTAACIPDDGRAPLIVYSPHGRAMLEVYEARFEAAHPDIDLQWVDQGSQEILDRLRSERANPQADVWWGAPATMFVTGVEDGLLTEFEPTWASTLPDDARGQEARWHGIYLTPEVIAYNSAAIAPEDVPRDWEDVLDPRWADEVLIRDPLASGTMRTIFGMIMHRSIVRTGDTAQGYDWLRRLDAQTKEYVLNPTLLYQKLNRQEGLVTLWDMPDIEALKRQGGYDIDYVFPESGTPLLVDGIGVVKGAPHPEAARELVEFLGSTDEVLHAAANFDRLPARTDIPADELPEALQRAREQIRPEPLDWGLLQERTTEWMRYWDEHIRGRG; encoded by the coding sequence GTGACTCCGGGCGGGGCCGCGCGCGCCTGGGACGCGGTGGACACGCAGGCGCGCCGTCCTCTACATCTCGCCGTGGTCGCGGGTCTCGCCGTGCTCACGGCGGCGTGCATCCCCGACGACGGCCGCGCGCCGCTCATCGTCTACTCGCCGCACGGGCGGGCGATGCTCGAAGTGTACGAGGCGCGCTTCGAGGCCGCGCATCCCGACATAGACCTGCAGTGGGTCGATCAGGGGTCGCAGGAGATCCTCGACCGGCTGCGCTCCGAACGGGCGAATCCGCAGGCGGACGTGTGGTGGGGTGCGCCGGCGACGATGTTCGTGACGGGCGTCGAGGACGGCCTGCTGACCGAGTTCGAGCCCACCTGGGCGTCCACGCTACCGGACGACGCGCGCGGCCAGGAGGCTCGCTGGCACGGCATCTACCTGACCCCCGAGGTCATCGCCTACAACAGCGCGGCTATCGCACCGGAAGATGTCCCCCGTGACTGGGAGGACGTGCTCGACCCGCGCTGGGCCGACGAAGTCTTGATCCGGGACCCGCTCGCCAGCGGTACGATGCGCACGATCTTCGGCATGATAATGCACCGGTCGATCGTGCGAACGGGCGACACCGCGCAGGGCTACGACTGGCTCCGCCGCCTGGACGCGCAGACCAAGGAGTACGTCCTCAACCCCACCCTGCTCTACCAGAAGCTGAACCGTCAGGAGGGCCTCGTCACGCTGTGGGACATGCCGGACATCGAGGCCCTGAAGCGGCAGGGTGGCTACGACATCGACTACGTCTTCCCCGAAAGCGGCACGCCGCTGCTGGTCGACGGGATAGGCGTGGTGAAGGGCGCGCCGCACCCGGAGGCCGCCCGGGAGCTGGTCGAGTTCCTCGGTTCGACCGACGAGGTGCTCCACGCCGCTGCGAACTTCGACCGCCTGCCCGCGCGCACGGACATCCCCGCCGACGAGCTGCCCGAGGCGCTCCAGCGCGCGCGCGAGCAGATCCGGCCCGAGCCCCTGGACTGGGGGCTCCTGCAGGAGCGGACGACCGAGTGGATGCGCTACTGGGACGAGCACATCCGCGGCCGCGGCTGA